The sequence AATTTATCCCTTTTGACGCACCTATTATGGTCATCTTCTGGTGCCGAGGTTTTCCCCTTAGTGGAAATCTATTTCATTTCTTCATCCTTGCACATTGAAGCTTTCCCATTTTCAGCCTTGTTTACAACATCAACCATTAATATTTCACTTCTTTTGCCCTCTTGTATCTCCTTTTTCCAATATCTTCTCTTATTTGTGCGTTCTTCACTTTTGTCGACTTCAATTTCATTACAGGTTTTTGCCTCATTGGTGTCTCCCCTTATTACTCCGACGCCTTGAGGTAAAGGAAATTTGATACATTGATGAAAGGTTGAAGCCACTCCTAGAATGTTGTGTAGCCATGGTCTGCCAATCAAGGCATTGTATAGAGACTCCACGTGAACTACGCAAAATACTACTTCTTTGGTTATGTTCTTTAGAGGGATCCGCATGGTTATTTCTCCTTTCGGCTTATTGGCTGATCCATTGAAACCATAAATCTTATAAGTCGATGGTATGAGGTCGTAATCTCTGCCGCCCATAGTCTTATAAGCATGGTAAAACAATATGTCGACTGAGCTTCCAGGGTATATCAATATCATGTTTATTGCCCACGCGTctgcatcatcatcttcctcttccTCAGTATTTGTTTTTGGTATTATTTCCAGCTTAACAACTAATAGGCTTTTATGCAATTCTCCGCCTCCTAGTACTTCTTCCGCACTGAAGGAGATAGATTGATTTTGCCAATTTTTCAGTGGtgatacctttgccaattttaataTCTCTTTTCCATCATCATCTCTTGCATGAACTCGACTCAGAACATTGTCGTGGAAGTCTTCTATGTTTATGAACGAGTGTATTATTGAGTTGAAGTATAAGTTCTTTGCATTCGCTCCTGCTTCAATCAAATATGTTTTGTTTCCCGTTTTCACTCCTGCCGCCTGcccttctggtggtggtggtatatTCTGTTGTTGTGCAACTAGGAAGTAGCTTAATTTCCCTTGATCGATCATTCTTAGTATAATTTTCTGTATATTTCGACAATTATTGGTGTTATGACCTTGAAAACGGTGATAAGCACAAAACTCCCGGCTTCTCTTTCCTGTTGGTGGTTCATGACCCATGTTTGGTGGTTCCGGAATGTCTTCCATTAAGATTACCGCCTCCTAGATTTTGTCTATTGCGGTATTTAGATGCGGCATTTTTATTTCTTCCCAAACTGTTCTACTTCCTCCAGGGCCTTTATTATAGTACCGCTTTTGTCCTCCATAACCGTCTCCTTGGTTATAaagcctttgaatcttgttattacTTGCATGATTATTGTATTGTCTTTCTCTATATTCTCTTTCATACATTTCCTGGTCTCTACTGCTCATGGCTACTTGCTTTTGCTTATCTTCTATTACCATCTTTTCTTGACTTCCTTCGGAGGTGCTTGCAACTGCATTTGTTGTCCTTGGAAGTAGGATTGCATTTCATTCCTTTTCGTTTGTAACCGCAACTGGGTAAGATTCCATTTCTCTTTGCTTTTCTTTAGGAGCAATGTACTCTTCTTGGAACTCGCACAGCTTTGTCATCGTTATGGTATCTTTTATCCTGAATATCTGCGTA comes from Papaver somniferum cultivar HN1 chromosome 7, ASM357369v1, whole genome shotgun sequence and encodes:
- the LOC113295479 gene encoding uncharacterized protein LOC113295479; the protein is MEDIPEPPNMGHEPPTGKRSREFCAYHRFQGHNTNNCRNIQKIILRMIDQGKLSYFLVAQQQNIPPPPEGQAAGVKTGNKTYLIEAGANAKNLYFNSIIHSFINIEDFHDNVLSRVHARDDDGKEILKLAKVSPLKNWQNQSISFSAEEVLGGGELHKSLLVVKLEIIPKTNTEEEEDDDADAWAINMILIYPGSSVDILFYHAYKTMGGRDYDLIPSTYKIYGFNGSANKPKGEITMRIPLKNITKEVVFCVVHVESLYNALIGRPWLHNILGVASTFHQCIKFPLPQGVGVIRGDTNEAKTCNEIEVDKSEERTNKRRYWKKEIQEGKRSEILMVDVVNKAENGKASMCKDEEMK